One window from the genome of Cryptococcus tetragattii IND107 chromosome 2, whole genome shotgun sequence encodes:
- a CDS encoding ATP-dependent RNA helicase eIF4A, producing MSDTKGAAEQGLQMDGDLINSNWNEVVDNFDDMKLKGELLRGIYAYGFERPSAIQQRAIMPIVTGRDCIAQAQSGTGKTATFSVSILQRIDTTVKKTQALVLAPTRELAQQIQKVVIALGDYLNVDCHACVGGTAVREDIARLNEGPHIVVGTPGRVFDMINRGALKTEAVMMFCLDEADEMLSTGFKESIYEIFQLLPGETQVVLLSATMAPEVLDVTKKFMRDPIRILVKKDELTLEGIRQFYINVEKEEWKLETLCDLYETVTITQAVIFCSTRRKVDWLTQQLHDRQFTVSAMHGDMKQEEREVIMKEFRSGSSRVLITTDLLARGIDVQQVSLVINYDLPSSKENYIHRIGRGGRFGRKGVAINFVSNEDKNMLEEIETYYNTQVEEMPLNVADLI from the exons atGTCTGA CACTAAGGGTGCGGCCGAGCAAGGCCTTCAAATGGATGGTGACCTCATCAACTCCAACTGGAATGAGGTTGTTGACAA CTTCGATGACATGAAGTTGAAGGGCGAGCTTCTCCGTGGTATCTACGCTTACGGTTTCGAACGACCTTCTGCTATTCAGCAGCGTGCTATCATGCCCATCGTTACTGGACGTGACTGCATTGCCCAGGCTCAGTCCGGTACCGGTAAGACCGCTACCTTCTCCGTCTCTATTCTCCAGAGA ATCGACACCACTGTTAAGAAGACTCAGGCCCTTGTCCTTGCTCCCACCCGAGAGCTTGCTCAGCAGATTCAGAAGGTCGTTATCGCTCTCGGTGACTACCTTAACGTCGACTGCCACGCGTGTGTGGGTGGTACCGCCGTCCGAGAGGACATTGCCAGGCTTAACGAGGGTCCTCACATCGTTGTCGGTACCCCCGGTCGTGTCTTTGACATGATCAACCGAGGTGCTCTTAAGACCGAGGCCGTCATGATGTTCTGCCTTGACGAGGCCGATGAGATGCTTTCCACCGGTTTCAAGGAGTCCATCTACGAGAtcttccaactcctccCCGGAGAGACCCAAGTCGTCCTCCTTTCCGCCACCATGGCCCCTGAGGTCCTTGACGTCACTAAGAAGTTCATGAGGGACCCCATCAGGATTCTCGTtaagaaggatgagctTACCCTTGAAGGTATCCGACAGTTCT ACATTAACgtcgagaaggaggagtggAAGCTCGAGACCCTTTGCGACTTATACGAGACCGTCACCATCACCCAGGccgtcatcttctgctctACCCGACGAAAGGTCGACTGGCTTACTCAGCAGCTCCACGACCGTCAGTTCACCGTGTCTGCCATGCACGGTGACATGAAGCAGGAGGAGCGAGAGGTCATCATGAAGGAGTTCCGATCCGGTTCTTCCCGAGTTCTTATCACCACCGACCTTTTGGCCCGTGGTATCGATGTCCAGCAGGTTTCTTTGGTCATCAAC TACGACCTCCCCTCTTCTAAGGAGAACTACATCCACCGAATTGGTCGAGGTGGTCGATTCGGCCGAAAGGGTGTTGCTATTAACTTCGTTTCTAACGAGGACAAGAACATGcttgaggagattgagacTTACTA CAACACCCAGGTTGAGGAAATGCCTCTTAACGTTGCCGACCTCATCTAA